The window cATCGGTTCGTGTATTTTGGCATGTTCAGGgttgttggtctttttcttttttgatttctggGAACTCTTTATGTTAAGGAGATGAATCATTTGGCTgtgaaataatttccaaatatttattcctactctgtcatttgtcttttcccctttatgatttttttaatgcaaagcctttataaaaaaaattatgtagtcAAATTCCTCACCAAACTGTATTTATTGATTCTAGATTTTGAGTCACAGTTAAAAAGGTTGCTTTCACTTCCAGGTTTTAAAGGAATtcacccatgttttcttttagtatttgtatggtttaatttaaaattatgcttgAGTAGCTGATTCATTTAGGAAAGTTTTGTGTGTGGCTTTTGCAcatttcttgttaaatttattactaagtatcttttctttcttcctttctttctttttgctggtATTGTGAATGAGGAttcttttccaaatatctttttaaCTGGTTGATGATTATATATAGGAAGactatttgcttatttatattgattttatattttgccaatttaacaTGGATAACTAtagttttatatctttatttctaattcttatgCCTCTAATTGCTCCTCTTATTCGATCAAATTGgctaatacctttttttaaagatttattttatttatttgtcagagagagagagagagcacgcaagcataagcagggagattggcaggtagagggagaagtaggcctcccaccgagcagagagcctgatgcggggcatgatcccaggaccctgggatcatgacctgagctgaaggcagatgcttaactgactgagccacccaggcgcccatggctAATAGTTCTGATAAGTGGTTAACTAGTTGCAGCAATAGTAAGtaccttgtcttattcctgactttaGTGGGAATACCTCTAGTGTCTTCCCATCAAAAAAGATGTTGGCTTtggggctggtgtgtgtgtgtgtgtgtgtgtgtgtaattacattaagaaagaatttattggtttttattttgctgactggtggtttttttttttaaatcagtcacaggattgaattttcttttcagcATCAAAGGAaatgaccattttctttttctatgtaaaTATAGTACTTAATGTGAATGAATTTTTGGTATTGAATGATCCTTGCAATCATGGAATAGATTGTACCTGGTCCTGTGTATTTTGCTTAATACGCTATTGGCATCTGTGTgacaatttttatttagaatttttccttcaatatttataAGAGATTAGGATCTGATTTTCTTTTACTGTGTGCAATCTTAATCATTTGTATATCAATTTGAGATTCACTTCATAAAactaatttggaagttttcttttgtgttgtATGTCTGTATATTTTAAGTAACATTGAAATGATCTGCTCTCTAGAAGCTTGTTGTAGTCCCCCTGTGAAAGCATTTAGGCCTGGCATTCTtttcagtgggggagggagagctcTTGATGGTTAGGAGCTTCTTTGAATGCTATGTTTTCTTGTACTTCTATTCCCCATCCTAGTTGTCTGGGATGCTGAAAGCTCCAGGTAGCAGGAAGTAGGAACTAAGGCTCCAGGGGCAGAAGATACCTTTCTCAAGAcaggtggggcctgggggtggaTTGGAGAAGGGACAAGAGGGGAGTGAAGtcggtgggtgggtgggtggcctGTGAATACATGCTGGGGAGGCCCAAGCTGAGGAGAGATCAGCTGCTTCTTCCCAAAGATTTTTCTTCTGACTCTGCATTCCAACCTCTCCTTGTTGCGGGGGGAGTCTCTGTCCTATTTTCACAGCTGAGAAGGCAAAGGAAATTTCCCACAGGCCACTTAACTCTTTGGCAGCCTCTGTGGGGGAGGTCCTCAGAGTCACCTCACCTGAGAGAGTTTAGACTAACAGTCAGCAATCCCACCCCAAGTCTCCTCCTTTGCATTTGTCCTGAGCCAGTTTCAGCCAACAAGCCCTGGGGCTCACAGACTTATTAAAAATCCTGAGGTCATAGACATTCCTTTCATGTTGAATTTTTGATTTTCTGAGGCAGCTCTCTCCACAAGGGCTCTGAAACAACCACTCCACTGTTCAGATAGCTCTGCTGTGAGGTGGCTTTGCTATGGCAAATGGTGGAGGGGGGTGGACTCTTCTGGGTGCTCTGAGTGTCCATGCCCCCATCTCTCCCCTGCTTCCTGTTTCCCTGCTCCGCCAGCCCTCTGTGCACCTGCGGAAGCTGGggtctccttccccctccccctcccctccccccgcaatACCGCCTACCACCAGGAGGTGCTGGTCTGTAAGGTGGAGAGTGGGAGCACTCAGCTACGAAAGTCCCCTCTTCTGCAGCTGCAGGATGTTGCTCTTGGTtagaggcagggaaggggagggagaggaaagctgTGATGTCCCTGGAGCTCCCCACCACTTCTGAGCCAAGGGAAGACTTCGGAGAGGCTGAAGCTAAAGGGCACCTCTGAGAGATTGTTCTGTGCCCCAGATCATGTTTCCTGTGTACAAGTTGCGGGCCTTGTGGGAAGCGGGCCCACGGTCAGCCCCCTCCGCCCAGTGCTGTGATCCTGCCAGGCCGGAGGCTTCTAGCTGGAGCAGCTGGGCCGGCAGTGGGCTTGCAGGGCGAGGGGGAGGCTGGGCCGTGAGAGGACTTGGGCATCTGGGGAGTGCTCTACGTTCTAGGCCAGCACTTCTTCCCCCTTTAGATGCGAAGGGAGTCCCTTTCCCAGCACCTGTACAACTGCCTCAGGGCTGACCAAGCTTGTCCAGCCCACAGCTGTCAAAGTCGGGGGAGAAAAAACGTAGTGACTTGTTTTAGAACTTTCCGGTCGGAGATATGAGTTAGCACCTGAGTGACCACAGAGGTTCACACTGTGCTGCGGGGGCTGTGCTGTGGGGACTGACAACTGGTTCCAAAGGCTCAGGGTGGCCCTAGGAGCTGTCGGCCCAGATCTGTTTCTCACCCGGGGCGGCTCAGCTCTGGCTGGGGTGACTGCGGAGTGAGTGGCCATAACGGTAGGAGGCTCCTGGAGAGACTTTTCTGTCATTCACATTCATCCAAGGCCTTCGGCAGGGTCTGCTTGGTACAGTGGCCACTTTTCTGCTGGCATATTTTATCCTCCTATTCGTATGTCGTTTGCATATGACAGAAGGAAGAGGTTAGGTAGAGCCCTGGCCTTGGGATCCAGAGACCAGGGCTGCCCAAATGCATGACAGAGCTAGAGGAGGGATAGTCTCctcccattttcctctttcttctttaattaatattattatcagTACTATTACTGATGTATTGAACCCTTCCTATGTGCCAAGTGCTGTGCTAAACAGCTTACCAAACAAATTCATTCCCTGAATCCTCATAAGCTTACAAGGTGGggcggaggcgggggggggggggggggggggcagtgggaacTACTGTTCTTGttgacagaggaggaagctgaggcttaagGAGATTGAGCAGTTTTCTAAAGGTCACCAAACCAAACTGAATTTGGAcctatgtggttttttttctttttctttttttttttttttttaccacagtcTATTAATCATCACCCTCAAATATCTCTGGgacacaccattttttttttttaacttagtttaAGTTTCTTGGGATCTCTCATTATATAAGGCAGGTCCTACCTCTATGGCTTTCACCCACCTGTACAAACTATGGAAATTTGTTATAGCCCAAACCCCAGTGCCCCCTATTTGTGCTCTATTTCCACTAGCTGCTCCCAGCTCTCCCACCCTGGCTCCTCTGCCTCGACAGCCAGTTTTGGAAACACTCTGCCCATTCCAGCTGTGCACCCTCTCTGGGACACACGTTAGGGATTACAATTTCTCCGGCTGCGGGCCCTGTGACTActggaaggaggtggaggagatgCGTCTCGATGTGAGCCTTGAGGGACAGGTTGAATTAAGGCAGAGAGAGGTCGATGAGGCGTAAGTTGTCTAACAGGCTGGAGGTGGACTGTGGGGGGTTCACGGGTCATGATGTCCAGCTAGGAATGAGCAGAACCCAGGGAGGAGAAGAAACTGGTGTGAGATGGAGCAtcctgcaggggggagggggaggctagGGGCCTGGACATTGTGGAAGGCTCAGGGTTCTTGCCTGGAATGGAGGGGCAGAACAGCAGGCTTTAGATGTTCCCTTGGTAGAGGAGCAGATTTTCAGGACGTACACCATGAAACATGCCCAGGGTGGCAGAGGCAAGCCCTAGAGGCAGGTGAAGAGAGACCCTCCACCTCGTTTCCCCAGAGTGTGGATTCACCAGAGAGCAAGCTTGGACCATCTGAAGGCAGGGTCCATGATTATTCACCCTTGTCTCCCCAGAGCCTGGTGCTGAGTCTGGTGTTTCGTAGGCCCTCAGGACTTTCAAATAAATGCAGGAACAGacagagggcaggaaggaagaaggatgggTCAACAGTAGGACTTGATCAGGAGCTAAGGACTCCAGACAAGCATCAACCAACCCCTTTCCAGGGTCAGGTAACTGGGGCTCACCCTTCTCTGCATTGCTGGTTTTCATGGGTGTCACCAGTCACAAGAAAATTCACTCCTCTGGTCTCCTCTGATTCTACTGGGTTAGAGAAACTAAGCCAGGGTTCAACAAAGTCTCAGTCTGGATAAACAAGACTGAAGAAATCCGATTCAAGAAGAGGAACCTCATTCAAAGGCAAGTTGCCCTGTTGTCCAAGACTTTTTGTCCTGCCTACATCTTGTCTCTGAAGTAACTGCCTCTTGTTCATGGTCCATTAGATTTCAAGCACAGGTCCTGGTCTGTAAGTGTGCAGACGTAGGTTTCCCTTATGGGTACACATTCCTTAGTTGGATGAAGCCAGGGGGAGCCCAGTGAACTCTATCAGTAACCAGTTCTTCAGAATCTTGGGCATTACACAGATACACAGAGACCTTGAGCTCCTGAGACAAAGGCTGATACAAAACAGGCACATTAAGACAGAACTTAAAAACAGTAGATTGACTAATAGTAACCCAAAGACCAATGTGCTTCTAaccacatttttgtttattttttagtgtgTTTCCTTCATGGTCTTTCTTGTGGCTCACCCTCTGCAGTTTGTGTACTTGTTGAGagcttttttttctgtctctgccaTTGTTTTTGCTGAGCTCAGTTCTTCCAAGACCCTCTCTCCTCATAGGCTCGGTTTTGGCCTATGTGCAGTCCGCCAGTTTTGGTGGCAGAAGAGGCCTAGGCTGCTTCCTGTGGGCCCCCCGTTGGGCAGAAGCATGCGGTGGTATCTCCTCCTGAtctgggcccagggcctggggcaggctcCCCTCCCAGCCTCAGGTAAAGCCTGACAATCCAGCGTGGgactggaggaagaggaggaggaaagggaggctgggagtggaagtgggagtgagggaaggaaaCACATGGTTTTCAGAGTCTTGTGTCCCCTCGTGTGAGAAAAAGCAGCCTCTGGGAAGGAGGTGCAGTTCTGTTTTGGCAGGTGAAGTCCTTGGagttggggtgcctgactggccaacccaagaaaagaaacagggggaaagaaaaggaccAGGAGGAGGGATGATCAGTTCCCTTGTAGAAGTTCAGTTCTGCTCCATCGTTCTGTCTTCTGTCCTTGAGGAAACTTCTAGAAAGGCATTGTATGTTTTCTGTGGATCAAAAATGTCTTCTTCACAGACTCCAGAGAGTCTACCATTATAGATTGAATTTACTTTGGATCTGTTTTCTTCTGTATTAAGAACCATAGACAAATGTTTCTGAGGAAGCACACAGATGCTAAGAAACtatagtataatttattttttatgttgttttttgaATCATTTGAAGGCAGAGCTGTGCCCACGGTGCTGGGGTGGTCAGTGCTAAGGAGGGTGGTTTTGTGTGGGAGAAACAGTTTCTCTTCAACCCTCCTTTCCTTTGGATTTTGTGGCTTTCCTGAAAGTTTTTCTAGGCAATCCCAAAGGGCAGTCAACCAAACAGCCAGGTTTCATTTCAAAGGATAATGTGCCCAGCACAGAACTGGCTGCCGGAAGCTCAAGTACAACACAAGTGGTGGGTGACAGGGCTTATATTCTagataggaagagaaaataagtacATGGAAATAATCAATGAGCTCGTCGTGAAGCTAGATTACAGCAGAATATCCTGAGTGGGTGACGTGCTCTGCCGTGTAACAATTATAGTCTCTGTGGGGAGTGACGGGATGGACAGGCGAGTCTGTCATTCCAGAAACCAACTGTGGCCTCAAAGCCCTTTGGGATTTTGGTGGGAAGTTTCAAGGATAGCTGTTGCCCCAGGACTCATGCatgctttctccccttccctaGGAGCTGTGTCAGGCAGGATAGTAACAATGGGGAACGTTTCTGCAGAGGAAGGTGGCTCTGTCATCTTGCAATGTCATCTCTCCTCCACCACTGCCAAAGTGACTCAGGTCAACTGGGAGCAGCAGGACCAACTTCTGGCCGTTCATCATGCTAACTTGGGGTGGCACATCTACCCAGCCTTCAGGGAGCGCATGGCCCCAGGCCCCAACCTGGGCCTCACCTTGCAGTCGCTGACCAGGAATGACACAGGGGAATACTTCTGCACCTATCACACCTACCCTGATGGGATTTACAGAGGGACACTCTTTCTGGAGGTCCTACACAGCTCAGGTATGCCCTCTGCGGCAGGGTGGCTGATGAACTTCATCCTCCAGAATAGGAAATGTGTTTCTGCTGAACACTCTGCCAGAGCAGGGTCCCTCAACCTCGGCTCACATTCAAATCACCAGGGAGCTTTAATGATACTGATGCTGGTACCCCTTTGCAGACCAGCTTGATCAGAATCTCCAGAGGCAAAGCTGGGAGGTAATAGGTTCTAAAAGCCTGGTGATTCAAATGTGCAGCCagaattgagaaccactgttttggGTAAGAAGTGCATCTTATGTGCGTTTGTTGGGAAGAATAGTCATTAAGGTCATTTGGGAAGGGTTCTCGTTTATTAGTTTAGCATCAATCATGCAAATTTGAATTAGCTTCTAAGTTTTATAAAGGATTAAAACACAGTGTGTGCTAAGTGAAAATGTACAGCAATTTGCATTTGTTTGGTACTTCATAGTTTCCAGAATGCTCTCACATTCATTATCCACCTGAACACTTAAAGCGGTTCCCTGGAAAGTGGGAAGAGATGATGGCATCTGAGAGACAGTATAGCAGGGTGCTTACGAGCTCAGGCTCTGACCCCAGCCAGCCTGGGTCCCAGATCCTGGTGCTGCTGTTGACTTCAGACAGGATCACTTAGCTTCTCTGTGTATCACTTCTCTCATCTGTGAAACGAAAACAGATGTAACCTTACGAGGTGCTACCATAGGATTGAATTCCTTACTGCAAAAAAATGCCCTTAAACAGGGCCTGGGACTAAGGAAGTGTGAGCTCTGAATGCCAGACCCTCCCACGTAACTATCTGATGGGGGCGGAGGCTGAGAAGATACAAGGCTACTGGGAAGTTTCTTTTCAAATGGTACTTCTTGGCTGGCTGGGACATAGGTCATTGCCACACGCGGGTAGGAGCCCGTACCCTTTCTGGTTCTATGGACAGCCCGCCGCAGCCCTTCTGCCCCGTGAAGCTGTGTTCTCCATGACCACTTTGCTCCCCATCTGCCCTCTTTCCCCACCTGCGGCCAAAGCAAGAGGCTGAGTCTGCCGGGCAGAAGGAACTCATTCTGAGAGCTTGGGCTCCCTCCCCCTGGTATCCCGTGGGTACTGTGAGCACTACCTTGCCCCAAGTGACTGCATTTTTAGCCACCTTTCCCACAGTGTAAACCCTTAGTTAGAGGGAAGAGGGCCCAGCCTCTGCTATCCCCTTCTTTCAAGACTTCCCTGGACACCCGGGATCTGCCGGAGCTCCTGGAAAGGAGGCAGGGATGGGACGCAGCAGCCTGGAAACCCTTGCACCTGCGGCATAGCTCACATCTGGGCGCCTGTCCTGTTTCTCTCACGCTCTCCTTGCATCAGCTTCTCTTCATAACTCCCTTTCGGCTTCTCCTCCTTACATTTTACATCTTAATGGAAGTTCattttttcatgcttttcttcATATCgtgaacatttattaagcacctgctatgtgccaggtgctgagaAAAAGTGAAGGATAAAGCTCTAGAACCTCACTCCCCTGCCAGAATCTCCCAGCCAGAATAATGTGATAGGCTTACGGTGAAAGGTTATATGCTTTTTGCCCTCTTTTTAGTACttcaatattaattttattttaatttttaattaaactttttttcccggtatgattataaatatgaaatttaataaaagaaaatgttcactccctgggttgtttttttttttttcctctggatgtCATTGTTTCATTTCATGATTATTATAGAAAGTGGTTTTATCGACTAGAGGAAGGGAGTGTTAACAGTGGTCTGCTCTGGGGTCAAATGTGTGAGGTGCTCGAGAGGTCAGCCGTTGATTTCATGACGGGCCAAGCAGCTGCTCTGCTGGCCAAAGAGCCGGGCTTAACGACCCCAGAACTTTGAGAAAGGCCTGGCCAACCCCCACCTCTGGGCCCTGACACAGAGGCTTCACTGTGTGATGGTTGCCTTTTGCTTCTGGCTTTCACCCCCTCATCTTCATTTTTTCATCCCTCCAGTGGCTGAGCACAGTGCTGCGTTCCA of the Halichoerus grypus chromosome 1, mHalGry1.hap1.1, whole genome shotgun sequence genome contains:
- the TIGIT gene encoding T-cell immunoreceptor with Ig and ITIM domains, which codes for MRWYLLLIWAQGLGQAPLPASGAVSGRIVTMGNVSAEEGGSVILQCHLSSTTAKVTQVNWEQQDQLLAVHHANLGWHIYPAFRERMAPGPNLGLTLQSLTRNDTGEYFCTYHTYPDGIYRGTLFLEVLHSSVAEHSAAFQIPLLGAMATVLAVICVAAIMVVTLTRKKKSCRVHCAESGLRMLAREQEEWNPRALSSAGSGGQAETAPVGFYTEQGGEDYAEPHDYFNVLSYRSLGSFSFLAEMG